A window of Chitinophaga sp. MM2321 contains these coding sequences:
- a CDS encoding MFS transporter: protein MKHEINKKRLFYACSIALVVTAMTFSIRAGLLGTLGTWFSLSPKEIGEVAAAAFWGFTLAMFLGGPLCDIIGLKRMYLVAFLAHLAGIILTISATGYWSLFLSTLLVGIGNGCIESASYTLVSSMYTNDKARKINDWHIWFPGGIVIGGILAYLCSLAHIGWQWQMALMIVPTIVYGYMFFGQAFPSSERVSLGISNKGMIRECGRPMFIFMLLCMLLTAATELGTNQWIAELLSNIGVPAILLLVFINGIMVIGRANAGAILKRISATGVLFLSAVLSFTGLLWLGYAQGYTAFVAAGIFAAGICFFWPTMIGFVAENLYKTGPLGLSLMGGVGLLSTALVLPYMGQLYASQMETATQQLAIAGVDAAQLADQSKLIAGAYTLRYVAVLPGILIVAFGALHLYMRKRRQSLPTIQLS, encoded by the coding sequence ATGAAGCATGAGATTAATAAGAAACGCTTGTTTTATGCCTGTTCCATTGCCCTTGTAGTAACGGCTATGACATTTTCCATCAGGGCAGGCTTACTGGGAACGCTGGGTACCTGGTTTTCCTTATCACCAAAAGAAATAGGAGAAGTTGCCGCTGCTGCATTCTGGGGATTTACGCTGGCAATGTTCCTGGGAGGACCACTTTGCGATATAATAGGGTTGAAGCGCATGTACCTGGTAGCATTCCTGGCCCACCTGGCAGGTATTATCCTGACGATATCAGCGACGGGTTACTGGTCTTTATTTTTATCTACTTTATTGGTAGGAATCGGCAATGGTTGTATAGAGTCGGCCAGTTATACCCTGGTAAGCAGTATGTATACCAATGACAAGGCCAGGAAAATAAATGACTGGCACATCTGGTTTCCCGGCGGCATTGTAATTGGTGGTATCCTGGCCTATCTCTGTTCACTGGCGCATATTGGCTGGCAATGGCAAATGGCACTGATGATTGTACCTACTATCGTTTACGGCTATATGTTTTTTGGGCAGGCATTCCCATCCTCTGAGCGTGTTTCATTGGGCATTTCCAACAAAGGAATGATACGCGAGTGTGGAAGGCCGATGTTCATTTTTATGCTCTTGTGTATGTTACTGACTGCTGCTACTGAACTGGGCACGAACCAGTGGATAGCAGAGCTGCTTTCCAATATAGGGGTGCCCGCTATTTTACTCCTGGTATTCATCAATGGTATCATGGTCATTGGTCGTGCAAATGCCGGCGCTATCCTTAAAAGGATTTCCGCTACGGGCGTACTTTTTTTATCCGCCGTCCTTTCATTTACAGGATTACTGTGGCTGGGATACGCCCAGGGCTATACGGCGTTTGTGGCCGCCGGCATTTTTGCCGCAGGTATTTGTTTTTTCTGGCCCACCATGATCGGTTTTGTAGCAGAAAACCTATATAAAACCGGCCCGTTAGGACTTTCGCTGATGGGTGGGGTAGGATTACTCTCCACTGCGCTGGTACTACCTTATATGGGGCAACTGTATGCCAGCCAGATGGAAACGGCTACACAGCAACTCGCCATAGCAGGTGTGGATGCTGCACAATTGGCTGATCAGTCCAAATTGATAGCAGGCGCCTATACCTTAAGATACGTAGCGGTATTGCCGGGTATATTGATCGTAGCATTCGGTGCATTACACCTGTACATGCGGAAACGACGACAAAGCCTGCCAACAATACAACTTTCCTGA
- a CDS encoding TonB-dependent receptor, which produces MKIFRSLRILSCFLCLMCSAPLFMYAQTGIIVKGRVTDNTGEGLPNVSIRISGGKTGTTSGNDGTYQLSVPVGVTLVFSYTGYLPQEKKITTGDPVDIQLQLDVQALNQIVVVGYGTQQKRNVTASIATVKGDVIAKQPVAGVEQALQGQVAGVQITSPSGQPGSGINVQIRGSSAISSGNTPLYVIDGVPVTPSYDGIGSGEQKFNPLNTINPGDIESIDVLKDGAAAAIYGVRASNGVVVITTKRGKGKGQLSFSTYYGTQSLRKKIPLLNGTQWADMYNDALVNAGLPAVINPADIKYDTDWQDEIFRTAPMQNYQLSFSGATEKTRYYLSASYFDQEGIVLNSGIKRYQFKVNLDQTINDKIRVGTNLNFSRSDDNRSVQSGSALANGGVLGGALSQIPLVPVKTPDGKYGTNPYLYSDNPVGNLLEVHNRANIYQFIGNVYGEWDIVPKLTFRTSLALDFKTQLSRNFTTLQYSATQNNAVRGSAGMFNLVNPIELWENTLTYRPLDNGEHRLTLLGGYSAQHFTATNQYNSSSGFVSNDITNFTAGSVFGVPTSAESEWGLISYFVRGIYSYKNRYLLQASMRADGSSVFSQNNRFGYFPAVSLGWIVSDEPFFGGGKTVPYLKIRASGGTNGNQQVGTYARFTLFTPGSTGTVLTQIGNDKLEWEATTQYNAGFDIGFLDNRISLVFDAYNKRTTNLLQLVPLPVSVGISTAPQNVGTVENKGIELGINSTNIEKKDFSWTTNINLSINRNKVTDLGKVLDEKGVLVDRVVISGNNIIQKGQPLGAFYGYKVQGIFQNAAAITAAPKQDNAKPGDIQFVNINGDNVINDQDRAIIGDPNPRLIGALTNTFGYKGLELSFFFQGSFGNDIYNANREFTEGMKSAINATTNTLHRWKKEGDQTDVPRAVIGDPNNNTRASDRFIEKGTYVRLKNLTLAYNLPANVIEKLHIGGARFYITGQNLLTFTNYSGWDPEVSYTNGAIGFGVDYFVYPQARTFLFGLNVKL; this is translated from the coding sequence ATGAAAATATTCAGGTCGCTCCGGATTTTATCCTGTTTCCTGTGCCTGATGTGCAGCGCACCATTGTTCATGTATGCACAAACAGGTATCATTGTAAAGGGCAGGGTAACTGACAATACAGGAGAAGGTTTGCCCAATGTAAGCATTCGTATCAGTGGAGGGAAAACCGGTACTACCAGCGGTAATGATGGCACTTATCAACTTAGTGTGCCCGTTGGCGTTACACTTGTTTTTTCCTATACAGGTTATCTTCCACAGGAAAAGAAAATAACAACAGGTGACCCCGTTGATATACAGTTACAGCTCGATGTTCAGGCGCTGAACCAGATAGTGGTGGTGGGATACGGTACACAACAAAAACGTAATGTAACCGCATCTATTGCTACAGTAAAAGGAGATGTGATTGCGAAACAACCGGTAGCAGGCGTGGAGCAGGCTTTGCAGGGCCAGGTGGCGGGGGTACAGATCACTTCACCTTCCGGTCAGCCAGGGTCAGGTATCAATGTACAGATCCGTGGCAGCAGTGCTATCAGTTCTGGTAATACGCCGCTGTATGTAATAGACGGTGTGCCCGTTACACCGTCATATGACGGTATCGGCTCCGGCGAACAAAAATTCAATCCACTCAATACGATTAATCCCGGTGATATTGAATCTATAGATGTACTGAAAGATGGTGCAGCAGCAGCTATCTATGGGGTGAGGGCTTCCAATGGCGTAGTGGTGATCACTACCAAACGGGGTAAAGGCAAAGGGCAGCTCAGTTTCAGCACTTATTACGGCACACAGTCATTACGTAAAAAGATCCCATTGCTGAATGGTACCCAGTGGGCAGATATGTACAATGATGCACTGGTGAATGCAGGATTGCCTGCCGTTATCAATCCGGCGGATATCAAGTACGATACAGACTGGCAGGATGAAATATTCCGTACAGCGCCCATGCAAAACTATCAGTTAAGTTTCAGTGGTGCTACGGAGAAAACAAGGTATTATCTTTCTGCCAGCTATTTTGACCAGGAAGGTATTGTGCTGAATTCCGGTATCAAACGTTACCAGTTTAAAGTAAACCTGGATCAGACCATTAATGATAAGATCCGGGTAGGTACAAACCTGAACTTCAGCCGCAGTGATGACAACAGGAGCGTACAATCCGGCTCCGCGCTGGCGAATGGCGGTGTATTGGGCGGGGCACTTTCACAGATCCCGCTGGTGCCTGTGAAAACACCGGATGGTAAATACGGTACCAACCCTTATCTCTATTCCGATAACCCGGTGGGTAATCTGCTGGAAGTACATAACCGCGCCAATATATACCAGTTCATCGGAAATGTATATGGTGAGTGGGATATCGTACCAAAGTTAACATTCAGGACAAGTCTTGCACTCGATTTTAAGACACAGTTATCCCGGAATTTTACTACCCTGCAATATTCCGCTACACAGAACAATGCTGTGAGAGGTTCCGCTGGTATGTTCAACCTGGTAAATCCTATTGAGCTATGGGAAAACACACTTACTTACAGGCCACTGGATAATGGCGAGCATCGGCTTACATTGCTGGGGGGCTATTCTGCACAACATTTCACCGCTACTAACCAATATAATAGTTCATCCGGTTTTGTGAGTAATGATATTACCAATTTCACTGCCGGCTCCGTTTTTGGTGTACCCACCAGCGCAGAAAGTGAATGGGGGTTGATCAGTTATTTCGTGCGCGGTATTTACAGTTACAAAAACCGCTATCTCCTGCAGGCCAGTATGCGTGCCGATGGTTCCAGTGTATTTAGCCAGAACAACCGCTTTGGTTATTTCCCGGCCGTTTCCCTGGGATGGATTGTTTCCGATGAACCTTTCTTTGGTGGGGGAAAAACGGTACCCTATCTTAAGATACGCGCCAGTGGCGGTACTAATGGAAACCAACAGGTGGGTACCTATGCACGGTTTACCCTGTTCACGCCAGGTAGCACCGGTACCGTGCTGACACAGATTGGCAATGATAAACTGGAATGGGAGGCTACCACCCAGTATAATGCAGGTTTCGATATCGGTTTTCTTGACAACAGGATCTCCCTCGTTTTTGATGCTTACAACAAGCGTACTACCAACCTGTTGCAGTTAGTGCCTTTACCGGTGAGTGTTGGTATCAGTACCGCCCCTCAGAATGTAGGCACCGTGGAAAATAAGGGGATTGAATTGGGAATCAACAGCACCAATATTGAAAAGAAAGATTTCTCCTGGACTACAAACATCAACCTTTCTATTAACCGCAATAAAGTAACAGACCTGGGAAAAGTGCTGGATGAAAAGGGCGTGCTGGTAGACAGGGTGGTGATTTCCGGCAACAATATTATACAAAAAGGACAGCCGCTGGGTGCCTTCTATGGTTATAAAGTACAAGGTATCTTTCAGAACGCTGCAGCCATTACAGCCGCACCAAAGCAGGATAATGCCAAGCCAGGTGATATACAGTTCGTGAATATTAACGGTGACAATGTGATCAATGACCAGGACCGCGCCATTATCGGAGATCCCAATCCCCGGCTCATTGGTGCACTCACCAATACTTTCGGGTATAAGGGACTGGAGCTATCCTTTTTCTTCCAGGGTTCCTTTGGCAACGATATTTATAATGCCAACAGGGAGTTTACAGAAGGGATGAAGTCTGCCATCAATGCAACCACCAATACACTGCATCGCTGGAAAAAGGAAGGTGATCAAACGGATGTGCCACGTGCGGTGATCGGAGATCCCAATAACAACACCCGGGCATCGGACCGTTTTATAGAAAAAGGAACATATGTAAGGCTCAAGAACCTTACCCTGGCCTATAACCTGCCAGCCAATGTTATAGAGAAACTACATATTGGCGGTGCGCGGTTTTATATCACGGGGCAAAACCTGCTCACATTTACCAACTATTCCGGTTGGGACCCGGAAGTAAGTTATACCAATGGCGCCATCGGTTTCGGAGTAGACTATTTCGTTTATCCGCAGGCGCGTACATTTCTTTTCGGACTGAATGTTAAACTCTAA
- a CDS encoding RagB/SusD family nutrient uptake outer membrane protein: MKRINVFIFAIAFFTVSGCSKILDQKPLTGLLPENAIGTAENAESLLSSAYAALREGKMFGECIINMAEIPGDNTTTVNSALLMLENFTWNPTSGYIDGPYTQGYNAIAKANFIIDLVGNADMDAARRDQIKGEALFIRALTYFYLVRFYGALPLYTKPVLSGDQQTIQENAQAARSSVDSVYALITSDLDMAATLVAETQTDASRNRYRAIKTTVNALQAKVYLYLRQWDKATVAAQKVIASPLYSLPADFNSLWPAKGKAEAVFEINYNPPLEGGGVIPDEILPFPLATYSFDKFPRPVPDFIENVADRTNDKRFKFVAPVNFNGVHVADNYTSFLVGLPNNLPGGGGAVDLGYFIYKWRNVGALPFNNPDNYSVLRLADIKLIYAEAENELNGPGNALAPLNEIRTRAGLTALTLANVPDKTSFRNEVDRQRRLELAFEGERWMDLVRYANAKTAGIPHTITALDIIKQVRGSEDANYLLFPIPQGEVNSNPNVKQNPGY; this comes from the coding sequence ATGAAAAGGATCAACGTTTTCATTTTTGCCATAGCGTTTTTTACAGTGTCCGGATGTAGCAAGATACTGGATCAGAAACCGTTAACAGGCCTGTTGCCTGAAAATGCCATTGGCACCGCGGAGAATGCAGAATCACTGTTGTCCTCTGCCTACGCAGCTTTGAGGGAAGGGAAGATGTTCGGGGAATGCATCATTAACATGGCAGAAATACCTGGCGACAACACTACTACTGTAAATAGTGCACTGCTGATGCTGGAAAATTTTACCTGGAATCCTACCAGCGGATATATTGATGGTCCTTATACACAAGGATATAATGCAATTGCCAAAGCTAATTTTATCATAGATCTTGTTGGCAATGCAGATATGGATGCAGCCCGCCGTGATCAGATAAAGGGCGAGGCCCTGTTTATAAGGGCGCTCACTTATTTCTATCTCGTAAGATTTTATGGTGCCTTACCGCTGTATACAAAACCGGTACTTTCCGGCGATCAGCAAACCATCCAGGAAAATGCACAGGCGGCCCGCTCTTCTGTAGACAGCGTGTATGCGCTTATCACCAGCGATCTGGATATGGCTGCAACGCTGGTTGCAGAAACACAGACAGATGCTTCCAGAAACCGCTACCGGGCCATAAAGACTACCGTAAACGCTTTACAGGCAAAAGTGTATCTGTATCTGCGGCAGTGGGATAAAGCCACGGTTGCAGCGCAGAAAGTGATCGCCAGTCCGCTGTATTCCCTGCCTGCTGATTTTAACAGCTTATGGCCTGCAAAGGGCAAAGCGGAAGCTGTTTTCGAAATCAACTACAATCCCCCGTTAGAAGGTGGTGGCGTAATACCGGACGAAATACTCCCGTTCCCGTTAGCCACCTATTCCTTTGATAAATTTCCCCGCCCGGTACCGGATTTTATAGAAAATGTGGCCGACCGTACCAATGATAAACGCTTCAAATTTGTGGCGCCCGTGAATTTCAACGGCGTACACGTAGCCGATAATTACACCAGCTTCCTGGTAGGATTACCGAATAACTTGCCGGGTGGCGGCGGTGCAGTAGACCTGGGCTATTTCATTTACAAATGGAGAAATGTGGGCGCCCTGCCATTTAATAATCCTGATAACTACAGTGTATTACGACTGGCTGATATTAAACTCATCTATGCAGAAGCTGAAAATGAACTGAATGGCCCTGGGAACGCATTGGCGCCTTTGAATGAAATACGTACAAGGGCAGGGCTGACCGCTTTAACATTAGCGAATGTGCCGGATAAAACATCCTTCCGTAATGAGGTAGACAGGCAGCGCAGGCTGGAACTGGCATTTGAAGGTGAACGCTGGATGGACCTGGTGAGATATGCCAATGCGAAAACAGCAGGCATTCCACATACCATCACAGCATTGGATATTATTAAACAGGTGAGAGGTAGTGAAGATGCCAATTATTTATTATTTCCTATCCCACAGGGTGAAGTTAACAGCAATCCCAATGTAAAACAGAATCCGGGGTATTAA
- a CDS encoding sugar phosphate isomerase/epimerase family protein, whose amino-acid sequence MAKFRISLNMEYCRSADKGFEEGVKIASELGYKYIEPMVHTGWGLLSEVQYFHSFSMEEDTLLMKEICDKYGIKVSSISGHSPLMKPEAAVSRLTRAIIFASALDAPFVNTDEMVKPDWMDDAFAHEAMKYSLTKAAMVAARHKVNICIEPHGIYTKTAEGLLKIVHLVPSPWIGVNWDTGNSYLAGEEDPYDGLTQVRDYVRHIHAKDISMEQSTQERGAVTGTPVGCACGEGMVKWDKVFEIMEPVDREIFLSVECGKIDEAERSLVFLEKALGNMLIKD is encoded by the coding sequence ATGGCGAAATTCAGGATCAGTTTGAATATGGAGTACTGCCGCAGCGCAGACAAAGGATTTGAAGAAGGCGTAAAAATAGCGTCAGAACTGGGATACAAGTACATAGAACCCATGGTACATACCGGCTGGGGACTATTGAGTGAAGTGCAGTATTTTCATTCATTTTCGATGGAAGAAGATACATTGTTGATGAAAGAGATCTGCGACAAATATGGAATAAAGGTTAGCAGTATCAGTGGGCATAGTCCGTTAATGAAGCCGGAAGCTGCCGTGAGCCGTTTAACCCGCGCTATTATTTTTGCGTCGGCACTGGATGCCCCGTTCGTAAATACGGATGAAATGGTGAAACCCGATTGGATGGACGATGCTTTTGCGCACGAAGCAATGAAGTACTCCCTGACAAAAGCTGCTATGGTAGCTGCCCGGCATAAGGTAAATATCTGTATAGAACCGCATGGTATTTACACAAAAACCGCAGAAGGATTACTGAAGATTGTTCACCTGGTACCTTCTCCATGGATAGGCGTAAACTGGGATACGGGTAATTCCTATCTCGCCGGTGAGGAAGACCCCTATGACGGGTTAACGCAGGTAAGGGATTATGTGCGCCATATCCATGCAAAGGATATCAGCATGGAACAGAGTACACAGGAGCGGGGAGCAGTAACGGGAACGCCTGTAGGTTGTGCCTGCGGTGAAGGGATGGTGAAGTGGGATAAGGTATTTGAAATTATGGAGCCGGTAGACAGGGAGATCTTTCTCAGTGTGGAATGCGGCAAAATAGACGAAGCAGAAAGAAGCCTGGTATTCCTCGAAAAGGCGCTGGGAAATATGCTGATAAAAGACTAA
- a CDS encoding ThuA domain-containing protein, with protein MIACVMQTACKQDAPPARILVFTKTAGFRHIDAIDTGLVALRKMAQEKGFIMDTTEDAGNFNEEHLKRYRAVVFLQASGALFNEEQRTAFQRYIQAGGGFVAIHAPTDAERDWPWYGQLIGAYFLSHPADPNVQKGTYVVKDQHHPATDSLPDHFTMEDEFYDFTIVNPGIKTLIALDEQTYKGGKMGADHPAVWYHDFDGGRSFYMAMGHTTAAYSNPVFLKILWGGLYYAMGADKPVTLDYSKALPEENRFHKEILMEKLNEPIHLVIADDGKIFFAQRRGEIIEYDQQAKQSKIIGTLPVSGKYEDGLLGITLDPAFSTNKWIYVYYTQPGGTAFHVSRYTLNKEGMFDMGSEKILLKIPKQILDGSHTGGGLLFDVKGSGDLFITTGDNSSPRGWGYAPIDERKGKEDWDAQRSAGNTNDLRGKILRIHPEPDGTYSIPAGNLFPKGESGTLPEIYSMGHRQPWRITMDSKTGWLYVGEVGPDANDDSTGLGPKGYDEFNQIRKPGNYGWPYFVADNKAYWQYNFATGKSGDPFNPAGPVNNSPNNTGLKTLPPAQKAFIWYPYSASKEFPLMGSGARCATGGPVFHRSDFKNAPHVFPDYYEGKWFITDWIRGWINVVTMDAEGNYKSMERFLPGHTFSNPIDMKFGPDGSLYMLEYGKGWFRANDDARLVKIVYNGGNRTPVVKVTADATSNAVPFKVNLSSHGTKDFDHDALTYAWKVRADNSGKTQTATTEAAAFTLDEPGIYTATLTVTDAKGAQDSAQVRLTAGNEPPQIALNITKGNSSFYFPGGTFNYEVTISDKEDSVYGGVSSQRAQVGIHYLAEGYTPLLGDPDPSRMHELEDKMDIYGGMVLNASDCYSCHAIDQKSIGPSFNAIAEKYKKDTHATERLVQKVIHGGSGVWGDAAMSAHPDLPPVKANEMISYILGLAKRLPPSLPLKGSYTTSVVAGKTDGVFVLKAAYTDSGYHGLPPLSAEKTIVLKSPVLAAAEADEVRNIMRVKVPGVVSELAVLYGPEAYVGFNAIDLTGITGIDMEVSPAIGGTLELHLDTPDGMLVSTPLSLVPGKGSFTEGKPVRIPLKATTGRHHLYFVLKAPGVTKSSLTVIITRLTFLAGSDKRK; from the coding sequence ATGATAGCATGTGTGATGCAAACAGCCTGCAAACAGGATGCACCACCAGCCAGGATATTGGTGTTTACCAAAACAGCTGGCTTCAGGCATATTGATGCTATTGATACCGGACTGGTAGCCCTCCGTAAGATGGCGCAGGAAAAAGGATTTATAATGGATACAACAGAAGACGCCGGCAATTTTAATGAAGAGCACCTGAAACGTTACCGTGCGGTGGTATTCCTGCAGGCGTCAGGAGCACTCTTTAATGAGGAGCAGCGAACAGCTTTTCAGCGGTATATTCAGGCAGGTGGGGGCTTTGTAGCCATACATGCCCCTACCGATGCTGAGCGCGACTGGCCCTGGTACGGGCAGCTTATTGGTGCCTACTTTCTGAGTCATCCGGCAGATCCCAATGTACAAAAGGGTACATACGTTGTAAAAGATCAGCACCATCCTGCTACAGATTCGCTTCCTGATCATTTTACGATGGAAGATGAGTTCTATGATTTTACTATCGTGAACCCCGGTATAAAAACACTGATTGCACTGGATGAGCAAACCTACAAAGGTGGAAAGATGGGCGCTGATCATCCCGCGGTATGGTATCATGATTTTGATGGAGGCCGTTCTTTTTATATGGCTATGGGACACACCACTGCGGCTTACAGTAACCCCGTTTTTCTGAAAATATTATGGGGCGGCCTGTATTATGCGATGGGGGCGGATAAGCCGGTAACGCTGGATTATTCAAAAGCCCTCCCGGAAGAAAACAGGTTCCATAAAGAGATCTTAATGGAGAAACTGAACGAGCCTATACATCTCGTAATAGCAGATGATGGTAAGATATTTTTTGCACAGCGGAGAGGCGAAATTATCGAATACGATCAACAGGCGAAACAATCAAAAATTATAGGCACATTACCCGTGTCCGGCAAATATGAGGATGGACTCCTGGGTATTACGCTCGACCCGGCATTCAGCACCAACAAGTGGATCTATGTGTATTATACGCAACCGGGAGGAACCGCGTTTCATGTGTCCCGCTATACATTGAATAAAGAAGGGATGTTTGACATGGGCAGCGAAAAAATATTGCTGAAGATTCCCAAACAGATCCTCGATGGCAGCCATACAGGCGGCGGTCTGCTCTTCGATGTAAAAGGGAGTGGTGATCTTTTCATCACCACCGGTGATAATAGCAGTCCGCGCGGATGGGGATATGCACCTATTGATGAACGTAAAGGAAAAGAAGACTGGGATGCACAACGTAGCGCCGGTAATACCAATGATCTTCGTGGAAAGATATTGCGTATTCACCCCGAGCCTGATGGTACCTATTCCATTCCTGCCGGGAATCTTTTTCCAAAAGGGGAATCGGGGACGCTTCCTGAAATTTATTCCATGGGACACCGGCAACCCTGGCGTATTACGATGGACAGCAAAACAGGCTGGCTATACGTTGGTGAAGTAGGACCAGATGCTAATGATGACTCCACTGGCCTTGGTCCAAAAGGATACGATGAATTTAACCAGATCCGTAAACCGGGAAACTATGGATGGCCTTATTTTGTTGCAGATAACAAGGCCTACTGGCAATATAATTTTGCTACGGGTAAATCCGGTGACCCCTTCAATCCCGCCGGCCCGGTGAATAATTCCCCTAACAACACAGGGTTGAAAACACTGCCGCCGGCGCAAAAAGCTTTTATCTGGTATCCTTACAGTGCCTCAAAGGAATTTCCTTTGATGGGTAGCGGCGCCCGCTGCGCTACCGGTGGCCCCGTGTTTCATCGGTCAGACTTTAAGAACGCTCCGCATGTTTTCCCGGATTACTATGAAGGAAAATGGTTTATCACTGACTGGATCCGTGGCTGGATAAATGTGGTAACGATGGATGCAGAAGGAAATTACAAGTCGATGGAAAGATTTCTGCCAGGTCATACTTTCAGTAACCCGATAGACATGAAGTTCGGACCGGATGGGAGTTTGTATATGCTTGAATATGGGAAAGGCTGGTTCCGGGCGAACGATGATGCGCGGTTGGTAAAGATCGTATACAATGGAGGCAACCGCACGCCTGTGGTGAAAGTGACCGCAGATGCCACAAGCAACGCAGTCCCATTCAAAGTAAACTTGTCTTCCCACGGTACAAAGGATTTTGATCATGATGCACTCACCTATGCCTGGAAAGTACGTGCAGACAATAGCGGGAAAACACAGACAGCCACCACTGAAGCGGCTGCCTTTACCCTGGACGAACCAGGCATATACACGGCTACCTTAACCGTGACAGACGCAAAAGGTGCGCAGGACAGCGCACAGGTACGGCTCACGGCCGGCAATGAGCCACCACAGATTGCGCTCAATATCACAAAGGGCAATAGCAGCTTCTATTTCCCTGGCGGTACTTTTAATTATGAGGTAACGATCAGCGATAAGGAAGATAGTGTTTACGGTGGTGTAAGCTCGCAACGTGCACAGGTAGGCATTCATTACCTGGCAGAAGGATACACACCACTGCTGGGTGATCCCGATCCTTCCCGTATGCATGAACTGGAAGACAAAATGGATATCTACGGAGGAATGGTATTAAATGCAAGTGATTGTTATTCCTGTCATGCGATTGACCAAAAATCTATTGGCCCCTCTTTTAATGCCATCGCAGAAAAGTATAAAAAGGACACCCATGCAACGGAGCGCCTTGTTCAAAAGGTTATTCATGGTGGCAGTGGCGTTTGGGGAGATGCAGCCATGAGTGCGCATCCTGATCTGCCGCCCGTTAAAGCCAATGAAATGATCAGCTATATTTTAGGGCTGGCAAAACGCCTGCCTCCTTCTTTACCTTTAAAAGGAAGCTATACTACCAGCGTAGTTGCCGGAAAAACAGATGGCGTGTTTGTACTGAAAGCAGCTTATACAGATAGTGGCTATCATGGATTACCACCGCTTTCGGCAGAAAAAACTATAGTGCTAAAATCGCCTGTGCTGGCAGCTGCGGAGGCAGATGAAGTTCGTAATATTATGCGCGTAAAAGTACCGGGTGTAGTATCGGAGTTGGCTGTGCTTTACGGCCCTGAAGCATATGTAGGGTTTAATGCCATAGATCTGACAGGTATCACAGGCATCGACATGGAGGTTTCGCCGGCCATTGGTGGAACACTTGAATTACATCTCGATACACCGGATGGTATGCTGGTAAGCACGCCGCTTTCACTGGTGCCGGGAAAGGGCAGCTTTACTGAAGGGAAGCCGGTACGCATCCCGCTTAAAGCGACCACGGGCCGTCACCATCTTTATTTTGTTCTGAAAGCACCCGGCGTCACCAAAAGTAGCCTGACAGTTATTATCACCCGGCTTACCTTTCTGGCGGGTAGTGATAAACGAAAATAA